In Nostoc edaphicum CCNP1411, the sequence GCCCATGAATACAATTAATCCTGCCCGAATTACTAAGGTTCTTCCAGACTCAATAGCCGCAGAGATTGGCTTTGAAGCCGGGGATGCGATCGTTGCTATCAATGGTACACGTCCCCGCGATTTAATTGATTATCAGTTTTTGTGTGCAGATGAAATCTTGGAACTAGAAGTTTTAGACGCTGCTGGTAAAACTCATAGTCTGGAAATCGAAAAAGATTACGACCAAGACTTGGGGCTAGAATTTGAAACAGCGCTATTTGATGGCTTAATTCAATGCAATAACCGCTGTCCATTTTGCTTTATCGACCAACAACCACCAGGTAAGCGCACTAGCTTATACTTTAAAGACGACGATTACCGCCTAAGCTTTTTGTACGGTTCTTATCTTACCCTCACCAATTTGCCAGAAAGAGAATGGCAGCGGATTGAACAAATGCGTTTGTCTCCGTTGTATGTTTCTGTTCATGCCACTGAACCTGAAGTTAGAATTAGACTGCTAAAAAATCAGCGTGCGGGACAAATCTTAGAACAACTCAAGTGGTTTAAAAAAAGGCGGCTACAAATCCATGCTCAAGTAGTTGTTTGTCCTGGTATTAATGATGGTAAACATCTGGAGCAAACTCTCAAAGATTTAGCGTCCTTTCATACTGGTGAAGTGCCTGCGGTGGCATCAGTAGCAGTTGTGCCAGTCGGGTTGACACGGTTCCGTCCCCAAGCAGACGAACTCACACCCGTAACTAGAGAAAAAGCCAAAGAAGTGATTTCTCAAGTCAAAATACTCTCGCAGCAATTTCGCCAAAAATTTGGTTCCAGCATTGCTTGGTTAGCCGATGAGTGGTTTTTGATTGCAGGTGAGGAATTGCCAAGCGAATCTGAGTATGAAGAATATCCTCAAATTGATAACGGTGTTGGTTCTATTCAATTGTTTATTAAACAATTTGCAGCCGCCGCAACAGAATTACTACCGCCAAAAGTTTATCCTCAGAGAAAATTAACTTGGGTAGTAGGCAACGCAGTAGAAAACGCATTTCAACCTATCTTGAAACGTTTAAATTCTGTTGAAGGTTTAGAAGTAAATATGCGTGCTTTATGCAGTGATTATTGGGGACAAAATATCACTGTTACAGGTTTACTAACCGGTCATGATTTGCTGTTGAACTTACAAGGGCAAGATTTGGGAGAAGGAATTTTACTGCCAAATGTAATGCTCAAACATGGTGAATTGGTATTTTTAGATGATATGAGTATTGAAGAATTAGCCCGCAAATTAGATACAAAAATCTTACCAGTAGCAGGAGTTGAAGATTTAATCAATACCTGTATTCTTTAAACTGGATTTTGTTAACTCTTTAGTCTAGACAATTTATCTACGTTCTGCAAGACCTTCTTGCTTAGTGCTTTGGAGAACGCATTTTTAACCTAGTTTTTTGATCCCTTATGGTGTAGACTGAAAACCAGCAGGTAAATTTTAGCGATAGCGTGCAGGCAATTAGGCTAATCAGCTAACTAAGGCTAGCTAACTGGGCATTGCTGCTGGTATGTACAGCGGTTTAGGGTTAGCAACATAAAAATAGCTCTGGTAAAAAGCTGATCAAAAACAAGGTAAATTTAAATCCTTACCATTTTTAGCCACCTGCCCCAATAGAATTGAGGGCAATCCACAAACTGCACGTGTTTGTGTGGTCAATTTTTAGATAGATAGCTTCTAAGGTTAGTCATATTTAGGGAATAGCCTAGATACGAAGTTTCATCGATTCACCGACCAAATTAACCTTACCTAGTCCAAGTCTTTGGGCTAAAAATTTTTGGCATCCATACATTTGGATGCAACATACAAAGTTTACAAATCTCACTTTGTAAGCTTCTTGCTCACTATTGCGTTCAATTAAATCTCATGACTGATTTTAACTTTATCCGAAATATCTGCATCATAGCAGTAGCATATCTATCCAGCATCTACTTTTGGATAGCTTTATCTCAGAATTCAAATGATTAGAATAACTGCTAAAAGATTCACTCCAAAGAAAATTTTAGTAGTTTGGACTACCTAAATGATAAGTTTGTCTTTAAGACATGGATAAACATATCATTTTGTCACCTAATCTGTCAAGGAATAGGGCGTATATCTCAGAAAAAGGCAGCTAGACAAGACTCATACTAGGAGTTCAGCCAGATAGCAAGGGAGCATCCCAATTTTGGAAAAACACGAATAAATCTCCACCATCAATATTTTTTGTCTGGTGCAGAGGAGTCCAATTCTGTACTCCTACTCTTAAAGCTTGCATAGAATCTCTGTCAGAAAAAGCTGAGTTTTCAACTTCAAGAGTCAGTGCGTTATTTTTGTTACTAAGCTTGTAAGCTGTTACGCATAAAAGATTGCATATTTAATCGTGTAGCTTGTTTACTGTTGATTTTCAACGGTCAGCGGTCAAGAATTCTGATGATTGATCGTGTTTTCTGAATGTGTTTGAACTTAGCAACTGGTGACAGAATGTCGTAGAGAGATTGAAAGTAGATTTACCAATTTGGGATGCTTTTGATAGCAACTTGTACATTAATTTCCGAAATGGATATTTTTTCGTCAGAAATTTTCACAAATAGAGAAATACAAATTGGCTTACTAGGGCTGGTAGCCGGACTTTTTATTTTCATAGTTGGTCGTTTCATGCTTTCATTGACAAATTTACTCTGGAAACGTTTGGGTTTTCTCCAAATTACTGATATTTACCAAAAGTTAATCAAGCCAAATGAAGACTTATTAATTGTGGTAGCTGTAATTGGAATTTTTGAGGTTGTTACATCCTTTTTACCTAGAAATCAGTGGACGAACTCATTAGAAATTATTGTGAGTTTAACTCTGGCGATCGCAGTCAGTTGGTTAGCCTCTAAATTATTTCAAAAGTTCTTTGATTTCTATTTATTAAATGCTGCTTTTAAAACTGGACAAAAAATCAGCAGTGAGCTACTCATTCTCTTCAAATGGGTTGCGAATCTCATCATTGTCTTTTTAGCGATTCTTACCTATGCTCAAACACATCAAATTAATCTTTTAGGCTTGTTAGCTAGTTTAGGAATCGGTGGTTTAGCAGTAGCCTTTGCTGCTCAAAAAACTCTAGAACAAGTTTTGGGTGGCATTGTTCTTTATCTTGATCGCCCTTTCGTGATTGATGATTATATTGGTCTTCCCGATGGGACTTTTGGACGAGTTGAATCTATAGGATTAAGATCCACCCGAATTAGAACATCCGGTAAGGGAACTGTGATGATCGTTCCCAACAGTTCGTTGACTCAAGTAAATATTGAAAATTTTACTGGTGCAAAGAAAGTCATGTCTATTCTGTATTTGACCTTCTATCGAATGCTCAGTAGTGAAGATCGAGCCTTAATTCGCCAAGTTATTCTAGACAGTACAAATGGTATTTTTGGGATTGATTCGCGAAATACAGAAGTGACTTTTAAGAGCATCAATAATTCCATAGATCCAGACAAAACTCAAGCACAAGTTACTTTCTTTATCTTAGGCTCTGGAGATGTCTCGATGGAATTACGTCGTCAATTGTTAAATATGGCAACTGAAAGCATGACGCAGTGTTTAAAAGAATATGGTATTGCTTTTGATATAGAAGAACCAACAATTTACGTTGATTCGCCCATTACAATTTAGAGATAATGACGAATATTTCACGGATTATTCTAGAATTTCTTCAACGTGATAGCACAATATCAGCCCTATCTAGACTTGGAGTCTTTCTAGTTTTTATTTTGCTGTCTTTACTGATAGGACGATATACTCCTACATTCTTACGAATTATTATTCGACGTTTTGCACCGCAGCAAGTAGCCAGTATTTATAACAATTTAATTGACCCAATTAGAAACTTATTTAGAATCACAGGTAGTTTAATTCTCATTTCATTATCCTTGGCGTGGATTGTAGAATATGAATCTATCTACAGATTTATTTCTCCCATTGTTGATTTAGCTGTTATTGTCAGTATTGCTTGGCTATGTTCTCGTTTATTCCGACAGTTTATTCGAGTATATGGAATTGAAATATTACGTAAATTTGGTCGAGAAGTAGATGAATTACTTTTAGTATTTGAAACTTTTGCAAATGTAATTATCGGATTTATTGCTGTTCTGGCATTTGCCCAAAGTCAACAATTTAATTTAGTTGGATTATTAACTGGATTAGGAATTGGTGGATTAGCTGTAGCTTTTGCGGCTCAAAAAACCCTAGAGCAGTTGTTGGGAACAATTGTGTTGTATTTAGATCGCCCCTTTGTCCCTGGAGAATATATTCGTTTACAGAAATCTCAACAAATTCCTGAAGGTTTATTTGGGCGAGTTGAGTCAATTGGCATCCGTTCAACCAAAATTCGTGCTGCTGCTAAAAGTACGTTGTTTATTATTCCCAATTCAATATTGGCAAACTTAGAAATTGAAAATATTACACGAGGCAAGAAAGTTATGGTGCTGCTCTACCTCGATTTTTTAGACTTGCTGCAAGACCCAGAACAAGCTCTGGTTCAACAGGTAATTGTCGAAAGTACTAATTCGCTATTTGGTATCGATCCAGGCAGTACCAGTATTACTTTTTTAACCCACAACAATGCAGAAAAACAGATAACTAGAACAAGAGTGACATTTTTTATTTTGGGTTCCAGTGAGAACTCTTTGCAATTACGCAAACGCTTGTTGGAATTAGCAAATGAAAAAATTTCTAAAGAGCTAGTTACTAATGGAATTAAATTTACGCTGCAAGAGCCAACAATTTATGTAGAATCGCCTGTGACAATTTGAGTATCAATCTTGGCATTTTTTATTGGTTTTGATAGGCTAGATTGATGAAAGTAACTCACTAAGTACTTCTATAGGAATCCTATTTGATTTGGGAAAAGGCAGACCAATAGTAGGTTTACGGAATTCAGGCTATAGTATCAGTAAACTTACCAGGAATCAAGCCAGAGTCCTAGATTATGTACTAATGAATTCTGACTAATAACTCAATTAATTAATAATAAAATGAGGAGTGACTGGTGAGGCATCAAGAAAACCAAAAAAATATAAGTTTAAAAATTAAAGAATCTAGAAGATTATTTATTTTAAGTTGTGAAATTGTAATTTTAAATTTATTGAGTATTTTGCCAGTAACGGCAGCAATCGAAGAACCCGTATTAAGCGTAGTGTATGGCCAAGAAAATGCAAATCAATGGACAGGGATCAGCGATCGCTTAGAGGCAATAGGGGTGAAATATTGTGTAATTCCTCTAAATGATGTCAAGAGTATGGCAGATTGGGGCGATCGCCGGGTATTGTTTTTGCCAAACGTCGAAACATTAACACCAACCCAAGCGATCGCTCTAGAAGAATGGATGAGTAAGGGAGGACGCCTGATTGCCAGTGGCCCCGTAGGTAGTTTGTCATCGCCAGGAGTGCGCCAGTTATTGCGATCGCTCTTGGGAGGTTATTGGGGATTCAGCCTCAGTGAAACAGAGCAGATTAAACCCACAAAAACCAAGATCCCAGAATGGGCAAATCAAACTGAACTCTTTGGCAAAGTGCGCGGCGGTGTTGTGATTCCTAACGATATGGGCACTCAATCTCCCGCTGTTTGGAATTCCAAAGATAATCCGGCCGCAGTCGTGACAACTGAGCGTTCCACCTTTTTGGGCTGGCGTTGGGGAACAGATACAGCCTCAGCCGCCGAGTTAGATAATGCCTGGTTAAAAGCTGCTGTCAATCACTATCTGACAGCGCCAGCACCATCAAATCGCATGAAAAAAATAGCAGGAGGTTCCCAAAATTGCTCTACAACGGTAGCGACTGCACCGAAAGCACAGGGGAGCAGTTCATCTTCCTCATCTCCCCCATCCCCTCCTCCTAAAACTGCCACCGCTCCCATCCCTAGAGCGATTCCAATGGTCAAACCCCCAACTTCCCAGGAGGCTATTGACCAATTGGAAGAAGCGGTGCGTTTAGATGTGGTACCAAACTCCAATGAGCCGATTGACAACAACCAAGCGATCGCTCTCCAGCAAGAGCTAGAAAATCTCATTGGTCGAGTGGAAAGTGCCCATTTAGCAGTGTTAGCCGATGCGGCCAATGTTGGCGAAACGATATCTGAGGAAAAGCAGTCTTCAAGTGTCAAAGAGCAGCCGTTACAATTAGCCTCAACCCAACTGCGATCGCTAGGCACGAGTAAAGAGCAAGCCTTGGCACAAGCAAGGCTAATTGCCAAAAGCTTACCCCAATTGATTGCTCAAAAAAACTACGCTCTAGCTCGTCAGCAGTGGCTAGTCGCTAAAACGAGCTTGTGGCAGCAGTTTCCTGTTGATCGGAAACTAGCTCAACCAGAAATTCGCGCAGTTTGGTTAGATCGGGGCACAATTGTTCGTGCTGGTAGCAAGGCGGGACTGGCACAGATTTTTGATCGCCTCGCCCAAGCTGGGATTAATACCGTCTTCTTTGAAACTGTTAACGCTGGCTATACTATTTATCCGAGCCAAGTTGCAAAAGAGCAAAACCCATTAATTCGTGGGTGGGACCCATTGGAAGAAGCGGTGAAATTAGCCCATGAGCGAGACATGGAATTACACGCTTGGGTTTGGACTTTTGCTGCTGGGAACCAACGTCACAATGAAATTCTCAACATTAATCCTAATTATCCAGGGCCAGTACTGGCGGCTCATCCCGATTGGGCAAACTACGATAACCTTGGCAACATGATTCCCGTTGGTCAGAGCAAGCCATTTTTCGATCCAGCCAACCCCGAAGTGCGGCAATACTTGCTCAAACTGTATGAGGAAATTGTCACTAAATATAAAGTGGATGGTCTACAGCTAGACTACATTCGCTATCCTTTCCAAGACCCATCAGCAGGTCGAATCTATGGCTATGGCAAAGCTGCAAGAGCGCAATTTCAGCAACTTACTGGTGTAGATCCAGTGAATATTTCCCCTAGCCAAGCAGACTTGTGGCAAAAGTGGACGAAATTTCGCACCGAGCAAGTTGATAGTTTTGTCGCCCAAGCATCACAACAGTTACGGCAAAAGCAACCGAATTTGATTTTGTCGGTTGCAGTATTTCCTTTGCAGGAAGCAGAACGGATTCAGAAAATTCAACAAAACTGGGAAACTTGGGCAAGGCGTGGGGATGTAGATTTAATTGTTCCCATGACTTATGCTCTAGACACTTCTCGCTTCCAACGACTGGCCCAACCCTGGATTGCATCTAAACAATTGGGAGCTACCTTGTTAGTGCCGGGAATTCGCTTACTTTCTTTGCCAACAATCGGGGCATTCGATCAACTCCAATTGGTAAGGGATTTGCCAGTTAGTGGTTATGCACTTTTTGCCGCAGAGAATTTTAACAACGATCTACAAAAAGTTTTTAGCAGCACCCAAGGTAGGGTTCAATCCACAAAAAGTGAACCGATTCCTCACCGTCAACCTTTTCAAACTGCTGCCATCCGTTACAGTGCGCTGCAACGAGAATGGAAATTTATTTTCCAAAATGACCAACTACAAAGACCTGCTCAGAAAATATCAGATTTTAACAACCAAGCAGAAGTTTTACGCAGTGCTTTAAATCAGCTTGCCGCTTCCCCTTCTCCTAGTAAGTTATTAGTAGCTAGAGCCTCTCTAACTCGGTTCCAGTCTCAATTTCGGGTATTGATGAGCCAAGAACTTAAGTCGAATTCCTATCAAGTCAAAGCTTGGGAAAATCGGCTTGTAACGATAGAAAGGCTATTACGTTACGGCGAACGGCGGGTGCAGTTGCGTCCTTAGTGAAGAGACAGGGGGCAGGGGAGTGGATGAGGGAGATGGGGGGAGACAAGGGAGACAAGGGAGACAAGGGAGAGGGGGAATGTATCGAACAAGTCTCTTCCTTGTCTCCCCTTCTTACTTGTCTCTTCTCTATGCCCAATGCCCAATGCCCCATTCCCAATTTTTAATTTTCAATTTTCAACTAGCTGGATATAAGCTAGTTTGTAATTCTTAACACACTTTTTGTAGTGTTTTTATCCCAAATATTACTACTTATTTAGCGTCAAAATATTGGAAAATACTTAGATAACCAGCTTTAGATAACTATTGTTTGATAATAGCTATCGTAAAATCTATGCAAGCTTTACCTCAGCTTATCGGGCTACAAAGGTTAGAGTCAATAATTGACTGTTCGTTGCCAACAGATAACCAAGGTCAGATTCTTGGTAATATTACCCCTGAAAGTATCTCTCAAGGATTAGCACAAAAAATAGAGAAAACTAGAGACAAACCTAGTATTGGTTCCTTTGAGGTAGAATATCAGATTATCGTTGAGAGACAATTACTCAAGTACAAATGGTTACTAGCACGCGCTATAGTACGTAAAGATACGACAGGCAAACTTGCTCGCCTAATTGGAGTTTCTAAGGAGGATTTGGACTTTTACTGTAAGTGTGACATTAGGGTGATGCAGACGAATGCACCCAAATATCACATAATCATGACTGAGATATTGAATGATGTGTTGATTATCAGTAAGTCAGAAGCGGGAAAATTAGAGTATAGACCAACATTCTTCAACTTGGTCAAATACAGCCGACAAATACTAGAAAAAGTACAGATGAATCTGGGCTATCGGCGTTTGATTTATTTCACCAGTCAATATAAATCTGTAACCTGCTGCATGGATGAAAAACTGCTGGAACGCATTTTGACTAACCTGCTCTCAAATGCGATTAAATATTCCTCAGATGATAGCATTGTCAAGTTTAGTCTCTTTTGTCAGCATGGGCAAGCAGTATTTGAAATTCAATATTGGGGAATTGGTATTTCAGAAGACATAACATATCTGTTTGAATCCTTTGATCACGCCAGTAATATACTAAGTACTGAATTAGGAATAGCAGTTGTAAAAAACGTGTACAGATATCTACAAAAGCTAATTTTTGTAATAAGTAAACTGGAATTTGGTAGAAAGTTTACTGTAATTTTTCTTTAAAAAATAAAATATAAATTGAGGTAAATATGCCCAAAATTTTAATAATAGAAGATGAGGAAGCAGTCCGTGAAAATATTTTAGATTTATTAGAAGCTGAGGATTTTGAAACGATTGCTGCGGCTAATGGCAGAATCGGTGTAAATTTGGCTATCTCTGAAGTTCCCGATTTAATTCTCTGTGATATGATGATGCCAGAAATTGACGGTTATGGCGTGTTAACAGCGTTACGTCAAGATCCATCAACGGCAACAATTCCCTTCATATTTCTAACTGCCAAATCAGCCAAATCTGACTTCCGTCAAGGCATGGATATGGGTGCTGATGACTATATAACTAAGCCATTCACTCGAGCTGAGTTATTAAGTGCCATCATGAACAGGCTGGAAAAGCACGCTACCTTAAAAAGGTATTTATCTCCTCAGACTGTAATTAACAACTTGTCTCCAAAGATGCAGTTGTTAGAAATTAGCTTACATCGGGCTATCAAGCAACATAAATTTCAAGAGTTTGAAATTTATTATCAACCAATAGTTGATATTGCTTCTGGGAAGATAGTAGCTGCTGAAAGTTTATTGCGCTGGCAAAGTCCGGAGTTGGGGATGATTTACCCAACAGAGTTTGTTCCGTTAGCAGAGTCTACAGGTTTAATTGTTCCTATTGGTAAATGGGTATTAAA encodes:
- a CDS encoding PAS domain-containing sensor histidine kinase produces the protein MQALPQLIGLQRLESIIDCSLPTDNQGQILGNITPESISQGLAQKIEKTRDKPSIGSFEVEYQIIVERQLLKYKWLLARAIVRKDTTGKLARLIGVSKEDLDFYCKCDIRVMQTNAPKYHIIMTEILNDVLIISKSEAGKLEYRPTFFNLVKYSRQILEKVQMNLGYRRLIYFTSQYKSVTCCMDEKLLERILTNLLSNAIKYSSDDSIVKFSLFCQHGQAVFEIQYWGIGISEDITYLFESFDHASNILSTELGIAVVKNVYRYLQKLIFVISKLEFGRKFTVIFL
- a CDS encoding TIGR03279 family radical SAM protein — encoded protein: MNTINPARITKVLPDSIAAEIGFEAGDAIVAINGTRPRDLIDYQFLCADEILELEVLDAAGKTHSLEIEKDYDQDLGLEFETALFDGLIQCNNRCPFCFIDQQPPGKRTSLYFKDDDYRLSFLYGSYLTLTNLPEREWQRIEQMRLSPLYVSVHATEPEVRIRLLKNQRAGQILEQLKWFKKRRLQIHAQVVVCPGINDGKHLEQTLKDLASFHTGEVPAVASVAVVPVGLTRFRPQADELTPVTREKAKEVISQVKILSQQFRQKFGSSIAWLADEWFLIAGEELPSESEYEEYPQIDNGVGSIQLFIKQFAAAATELLPPKVYPQRKLTWVVGNAVENAFQPILKRLNSVEGLEVNMRALCSDYWGQNITVTGLLTGHDLLLNLQGQDLGEGILLPNVMLKHGELVFLDDMSIEELARKLDTKILPVAGVEDLINTCIL
- a CDS encoding mechanosensitive ion channel family protein, which gives rise to MTNISRIILEFLQRDSTISALSRLGVFLVFILLSLLIGRYTPTFLRIIIRRFAPQQVASIYNNLIDPIRNLFRITGSLILISLSLAWIVEYESIYRFISPIVDLAVIVSIAWLCSRLFRQFIRVYGIEILRKFGREVDELLLVFETFANVIIGFIAVLAFAQSQQFNLVGLLTGLGIGGLAVAFAAQKTLEQLLGTIVLYLDRPFVPGEYIRLQKSQQIPEGLFGRVESIGIRSTKIRAAAKSTLFIIPNSILANLEIENITRGKKVMVLLYLDFLDLLQDPEQALVQQVIVESTNSLFGIDPGSTSITFLTHNNAEKQITRTRVTFFILGSSENSLQLRKRLLELANEKISKELVTNGIKFTLQEPTIYVESPVTI
- a CDS encoding family 10 glycosylhydrolase, producing the protein MRHQENQKNISLKIKESRRLFILSCEIVILNLLSILPVTAAIEEPVLSVVYGQENANQWTGISDRLEAIGVKYCVIPLNDVKSMADWGDRRVLFLPNVETLTPTQAIALEEWMSKGGRLIASGPVGSLSSPGVRQLLRSLLGGYWGFSLSETEQIKPTKTKIPEWANQTELFGKVRGGVVIPNDMGTQSPAVWNSKDNPAAVVTTERSTFLGWRWGTDTASAAELDNAWLKAAVNHYLTAPAPSNRMKKIAGGSQNCSTTVATAPKAQGSSSSSSSPPSPPPKTATAPIPRAIPMVKPPTSQEAIDQLEEAVRLDVVPNSNEPIDNNQAIALQQELENLIGRVESAHLAVLADAANVGETISEEKQSSSVKEQPLQLASTQLRSLGTSKEQALAQARLIAKSLPQLIAQKNYALARQQWLVAKTSLWQQFPVDRKLAQPEIRAVWLDRGTIVRAGSKAGLAQIFDRLAQAGINTVFFETVNAGYTIYPSQVAKEQNPLIRGWDPLEEAVKLAHERDMELHAWVWTFAAGNQRHNEILNINPNYPGPVLAAHPDWANYDNLGNMIPVGQSKPFFDPANPEVRQYLLKLYEEIVTKYKVDGLQLDYIRYPFQDPSAGRIYGYGKAARAQFQQLTGVDPVNISPSQADLWQKWTKFRTEQVDSFVAQASQQLRQKQPNLILSVAVFPLQEAERIQKIQQNWETWARRGDVDLIVPMTYALDTSRFQRLAQPWIASKQLGATLLVPGIRLLSLPTIGAFDQLQLVRDLPVSGYALFAAENFNNDLQKVFSSTQGRVQSTKSEPIPHRQPFQTAAIRYSALQREWKFIFQNDQLQRPAQKISDFNNQAEVLRSALNQLAASPSPSKLLVARASLTRFQSQFRVLMSQELKSNSYQVKAWENRLVTIERLLRYGERRVQLRP
- a CDS encoding EAL domain-containing response regulator, with protein sequence MPKILIIEDEEAVRENILDLLEAEDFETIAAANGRIGVNLAISEVPDLILCDMMMPEIDGYGVLTALRQDPSTATIPFIFLTAKSAKSDFRQGMDMGADDYITKPFTRAELLSAIMNRLEKHATLKRYLSPQTVINNLSPKMQLLEISLHRAIKQHKFQEFEIYYQPIVDIASGKIVAAESLLRWQSPELGMIYPTEFVPLAESTGLIVPIGKWVLKRVCQQIKSWRDIGITSLIVAVNLSVIEFNQPDFIHNIVNLIAVNELEAHYLEVELTESMIMQDVNSAIATMSKLQSLGVKIAIDDFGTGYSSLIYLKNLPINTLKIDRYFIHNVAHDPQKSAITKALIQMAHNLNLDVVAEGVETEAELAFLRQHNCNSMQGFLFSRPLPAAEFENFLLTNKCLYV
- a CDS encoding mechanosensitive ion channel family protein; the encoded protein is MDIFSSEIFTNREIQIGLLGLVAGLFIFIVGRFMLSLTNLLWKRLGFLQITDIYQKLIKPNEDLLIVVAVIGIFEVVTSFLPRNQWTNSLEIIVSLTLAIAVSWLASKLFQKFFDFYLLNAAFKTGQKISSELLILFKWVANLIIVFLAILTYAQTHQINLLGLLASLGIGGLAVAFAAQKTLEQVLGGIVLYLDRPFVIDDYIGLPDGTFGRVESIGLRSTRIRTSGKGTVMIVPNSSLTQVNIENFTGAKKVMSILYLTFYRMLSSEDRALIRQVILDSTNGIFGIDSRNTEVTFKSINNSIDPDKTQAQVTFFILGSGDVSMELRRQLLNMATESMTQCLKEYGIAFDIEEPTIYVDSPITI